A stretch of the Xylocopa sonorina isolate GNS202 chromosome 12, iyXylSono1_principal, whole genome shotgun sequence genome encodes the following:
- the Zir gene encoding dedicator of cytokinesis isoform X1, translating to MISSKDYFNPAFIMSSVQRAFTQKLSKQHAADVRRQIATSTSYSRDLSKSGSSFSGFSSTMSLCEVLEPLDYEEFLAQHQSVLDRDPLKSILDFPPGDVELKVVKRKIRTEEPVVPHESLDTVSPYVKRCIDSFTSDWVVVHRKYKRRVSPIARDRLLQDTPRQDFEVDQEDTNGSGSPNEEEDLSNCGDTPRGSWASLDLRHSQHDPLLPSLLDRVCPETIDQMNEQKRSEDRQEALFPLYTSPTSPDDEWQEIGVAPEPSEQFSHKILVKCLQLKLELEVEPIFASLALYDAKEKKKVSENFYVDMNSEGLKRMLGGHIAYSDASTLARSCVMSISKPSPDLFLVVRLEKVLQGDISECAEPYLRDDKNKEKVRAAAAAACERLGRYRMPLAWTAIHLSSVIGCGGDVDSTGSAGSLDRKSGGLEQWRKKVEPPTRRGSLERRSSDKRRSWSPDDFGNCFDTFRPIALTVSSFFKQESERLRDEDLYKLLVELRRPGSNLKRLKCLPGKLKLDLSPRPEELPRCLDPDLRRLVPYPDEKSRPVKEILEFPSEVLSPDLTYRNLLYIYPKEANFSSRTGSARNIAVRMQLMGGEQEADALTAIFGRSSCPEMTHECFTSVSYHNKNPNFYDEVKIRLPADLSAKHHLLFTFYHISCQKKVEQPNVETAVAYTWLPLLRDGHLQSGEFSLPAMLDPPPANYSYIAPDVLLPGTRWVDAHRGVFTVILEPVSSVHPQDKYIDRFLSLCGYLETGQVPPRIGEAGMESELKLALLELARASHSALVRSLPQLLDQLISLLVRPPTLPSQSLNVAATVFEAIGLLVRNITNLTDGQLDAHGRHALLATYVAYQCSLPRMTQGPGIVRAQSNPDLPLEDLEMEIHSRGLDRTASMRQESPSINSQPTRRLLHEELALHWVVSTGLARELAVTYSWFFLELIVRSMVVTLSEMGMLEAPRKSRFSPQFCDDVATLTAALTSEVTSRCGKDTRVSNNLISSLGNFLSDLLSIMDRGFVLSLIRAACCSLSDASMHIPDSAALYALKLDLVRTVCSHEHYVALNLPFGTGYTSGSAPASPSPSTGSSGSLISTLVPGERARFSELSQEFRQQHFLVGIVLSDLSNTLEIPNPMLQNKAIGTIRHLMAYHDVDSRYSDPAAKARVAALYLPLLNIIMDALPQLYHWDSKDKSVYPDESGSITQSVALAIAGGVSADTAGTQCRVSLSSEATRHLLMCVLWVLKGLEQSALAQWCSELSSRRILCLLQVLNIATAAFEYKGKKALKRLPPQAAATSDIRSRLEDVILGQGSARSEMMLRRKERMSGDKLRWRKDQMPYRSCEQSEGRAVEQDAHIEGALAAEASLVVLDTLETVVQADGGGGAVVGAVLKVLLRALARNQSTSVLQHMFNTQRALVFKYHSALFDEESERCGDLCLTLLTRCSSPLSAVRSHAAASLYLLMRQNFEIGNNFARVKMQVTTSLSALVGRGRAPSEGALRRALKTVLVYAERDTELADTSFPEQVKDLLFNLHMILSDTVKMKEFQEDPEMLLDLMYRIAKGYQGSPDLRLTWLANMAQQHMERKNHTEAAMCLVHSAALIAEYLHLLEPGGGGRPVGAVALAPVTPNALEESAVGDDVLARREEGLCLGPDFSESGLAGLLEHAASSFHAAGMYEAIPDVYRVLLPIAEAAHDYKKLANIHVKLHEAYTRVEQLAGKRVFGTYFRVGFYGGRFGDLAGEEFVYKEPTLTKLPEIFSRLENFYAERFGAENIVIIKDSNPVDPSKLEPDKAYVQITYVEPYFELHELRHRPTIFHRNFNIKRFVYATPFTPGGKAHGELREQCKRKTILTVATHFPYLKTRIRVVARKQIVLSPIEVAIEDIQKKTAEVAAATAQEPPDAKMLQMVLQGCIGTTVNQGPAEVAVVFLSGLREQNAQPTKLQHKLRLCFKDFSKKCLDALRRNKNLIGPDQRDYQRELERNYQRLTERLAPLIAWSGPPFGSQSSVPSTSPRW from the exons at GATTTCATCAAAGGATTATTTCAACCCGGCATTCATAATGTCATCAGTACAGCGGGCTTTTACTCAGAAATTGAGTAAACAGCATGCAGCTGATGTTAGACGTCAAATTGCTACTTCTACCTCATATTCTCGTGATCTGTCAAAAAGTGGCAGTTCATTCTCAGGCTTTTCTTCTACG aTGTCACTGTGCGAAGTATTAGAGCCGTTAGACTATGAAGAGTTTTTGGCTCAACATCAGTCAGTTCTTGATCGTGATCCTCTTAAATCAATACTGGACTTTCCACCAGGAGATGTGGAATTAAAAGTTGTAAAAAGAAAGATCAGAACAGAAGAACCAGTTGTTCCTCATGAATCTCT GGACACAGTATCTCCTTACGTCAAAAGATGCATAGATAGTTTCACCTCAGACTGGGTAGTAGTACACAGAAAATATAAACGCAGAGTTTCTCCTATAGCAAGAGACAGATTGCTTCAGGACACTCCAAGACAAGATTTTGAG GTGGATCAAGAGGACACAAATGGTTCAGGATCACCAAATGAAGAGGAAGATCTATCTAATTGCGGCGACACGCCAAGAGGATCCTGGGCAAGTTTGGATTTGAGGCATTCACAACATGATCCCCTTCTCCCAAGTTTATTGGACAGAGTCTGTCCGGAAACAATTGATCAGATGAATGAACAGAAACGATCAGAAGACCGTCAA gaagcattgtttCCACTTTATACATCTCCAACTTCCCCAGATGATGAATGGCAAGAGATTGGTGTAGCACCAGAGCCATCAGAACAGTTTTCCCATAAGATTCTAGTAAAATGCCTTCAATTGAAACTAGAGTTAGAAGTTGAACCAATTTTTGCGAGTCTAGCGCTGTACGATGccaaagagaagaagaaa GTATCCGAAAACTTTTATGTAGACATGAATTCAGAAGGATTGAAGAGAATGCTTGGCGGCCACATTGCGTATAGCGATGCCAGCACTTTAGCAAGAAGTTGTGTCATGAGTATCAGTAAGCCCAGTCCAGACTTATTCTTAGTCGTTCGACTCGAGAAAGTATTGCAAGGTGATATTTCTGAATGTGCCGAGCCATATTTACGGGATgacaaaaataaagaaaaa GTAagagcagcggcagcagcagcatgCGAACGTTTGGGTCGATACAGAATGCCACTTGCGTGGACTGCCATTCATCTTTCCAGCGTGATAGGATGCGGTGGAGACGTGGACAGTACCGGAAGTGCTGGATCGTTGGACAGAAAGTCAGGTGGATTGGAACAGTGGCGTAAAAAAGTAGAACCACCGACTAGAAGAGGCTCGTTGGAAAGAAGAAGTTCGGATAAAAGGCGCAGCTGGTCGCCAGACGACTTTggtaattgtttcgatacatttaG GCCTATCGCGTTGACTGTCTCAAGTTTTTTCAAGCAAGAAAGCGAACGTCTGAGGGACGAAGATTTGTACAAACTTTTAGTCGAACTACGAAGACCTGGCTCGAATTTAAAGCGACTGAAATGTCTACCAGGTAAACTGAAGTTGGATCTTAGCCCTAGGCCCGAAGAACTACCCAGATGCTTGGATCCTGACCTCAGGAGGCTAGTGCCATATCCAGATGAGAAAAGTCGACCAGTCAAAGAGATACTCGAGTTCCCGAGTGAAGTTCTTTCGCCGGATTTAACGTATCGAAACCTTCTCTACATTTATCCAAAG GAAGCAAATTTCAGTTCTAGAACAGGCTCTGCGCGAAATATCGCAGTGAGGATGCAACTAATGGGCGGTGAACAGGAGGCTGATGCTCTCACGGCCATTTTCGGAAGATCGTCCTGCCCAGAGATGACTCACGAGTGCTTCACATCCGTCTCCTATCACAATAAGAATCCGAACTTCTACGACGAAGTGAAGATTCGACTCCCTGCTGACTTGAGCGCGAAGCACCATTTGCTGTTCACGTTTTACCATATCAGTTGCCAGAAGAAAGTGGAACAACCGAATGTCGAGACTGCTGTAGCGTATACG TGGCTGCCGCTTCTAAGAGATGGGCATTTACAATCAGGCGAGTTCAGCCTTCCTGCGATGCTCGATCCACCGCCAGCGAACTACTCGTATATTGCACCTGACGTTCTTCTGCCAGGTACGAGATGGGTGGATGCTCACAGAGGAGTCTTTACTGTGATCCTAGAGCCCGTCTCTAGCGTTCATCCTCAAGACAAATACATTGATAG GTTTCTATCATTGTGTGGTTACTTGGAAACCGGTCAAGTGCCTCCACGGATCGGCGAAGCAGGAATGGAATCGGAATTGAAATTAGCGCTATTGGAATTGGCAAGAGCATCCCATTCTGCTCTAGTACGATCTCTACCTCAATTACTGGACCAATTAATATCTCTGTTAGTTAGACCTCCAACACTGCCTTCTCAATCGCTGAACGTAGCAGCCACAGTGTTCGAAGCCATAGGTCTGCTAGTCCGAAATATCACTAATCTAACCGACGGACAATTAGACGCCCACGGAAGGCACGCCCTTCTAGCGACCTATGTTGCCTACCAGTGCTCTTTGCCAAGAATGACGCAAGGTCCTGGCATCGTGCGAGCACAGAGCAACCCTGATCTACCCTTGGAGGATTTGGAAATGGAGATACACTCTAGGGGACTGGATCGCACAGCCTCGATGCGTCAAGAATCGCCTTCGATAAACAGCCAACCTACTAGAAGACTTCTGCACGAGGAACTAGCGTTGCACTGGGTCGTGTCTACAGGACTGGCACGAGAATTAGCCGTGACGTACTCCTGGTTCTTCTTGGAATTGATCGTTCGGTCTATGGTTGTGACGTTGTCGGAAATGGGGATGTTGGAAGCTCCAAGGAAATCGAGGTTCTCACCACAATTCTGTGACGACGTAGCCACGCTCACTGCTGCGTTGACTTCAGAGGTGACATCGCGTTGTGGGAAAGACACCAGAGTGTCCAACAATTTGATATCTAGTTTAGGCAACTTTCTTTCCGATTTGCTATCCATAATGGATAGGGGATTCGTCTTATCCCTGATCCGTGCCGCCTGCTGCTCTCTATCGGATGCGTCCATGCACATTCCTGACTCAGCTGCACTTTACGCGCTGAAACTGGACCTCGTGCGAACAGTATGCTCTCACGAGCACTACGTGGCGCTTAATCTACCGTTTGGGACCGGTTACACGTCTGGATCAGCGCCAGCCTCGCCCAGTCCATCTACTGGAAGCTCTGGTAGCTTAATATCTACTTTGGTACCCGGAGAACGAGCCAGATTTTCTGAACTTAGCCAAGAGTTTCGACAGCAACACTTCTTGGTGGGAATTGTGTTATCTGATCTATCGAACACTTTAGAGATACCGAATCCTATGCTCCAAAACAAGGCGATCGGGACCATTCGACACCTGATGGCGTATCACGACGTAGATTCCAGATATTCTGATCCTGCTGCGAAAGCCAGAGTGGCTGCATTGTATCTGCCGCTCTTAAATATTATAATGGACGCTCTGCCACAGCTCTATCATTGGGATTCGAAGGATAAAAGTGTATATCCTGACGAATCTGGCTCTATCACGCAGTCCGTGGCACTGGCCATAGCTGGTGGAGTTTCTGCAGACACGGCAGGTACTCAATGCAGAGTTTCGCTGAGCTCAGAAGCCACCAGACATCTTCTGATGTGCGTCTTGTGGGTACTGAAGGGACTCGAGCAGTCTGCGCTCGCGCAATGGTGTTCAGAGCTAAGTTCCAGGCGTATTCTGTGCCTTCTTCAAGTTCTTAATATTGCCACTGCTGCTTTTGAGTATAAGGGCAAGAAGGCATTGAAAAGGCTGCCACCACAGGCTGCAGCTACCAGTGATATTCGATCTAGATTGGAGGATGTGATTCTTGGTCAAGGAAGCGCCAGGAGTGAGATGATGTTGCGCAGGAAGGAGAGAATGAGCGGGGATAAACTTAGGTGGCGTAAGGACCAAATGCCTTATAG ATCTTGTGAACAATCAGAAGGAAGAGCAGTAGAACAGGATGCCCATATAGAAGGTGCCTTAGCAGCTGAAGCCTCTCTCGTGGTTCTGGATACTTTAGAAACAGTTGTCCAAGCTGATGGAGGAGGAG GTGCAGTTGTGGGAGCGGTGTTGAAAGTTCTTTTGAGAGCATTAGCCAGAAATCAGAGCACATCCGTATTACAGCACATGTTTAATACACAACGCGCTTTGGTGTTTAAGTATCACAGTGCTCTGTTCGACGAGGAAAGCGAAAGGTGCGGTGATCTGTGTTTAACGCTGCTCACGAGATGCAGTTCTCCATTAAGTGCTGTTCGTAGCCATGCTGCTGCCAGTCTTTATTTATTGATGAGGCAGAATTTCGAAATTGGCAAT AATTTTGCAAGAGTTAAAATGCAAGTAACGACATCTTTATCAGCTCTTGTTGGAAGAGGAAGAGCTCCTAGTGAAGGAGCTCTTAGAAGAGCACTGAAAACAGTCTTAGTATATGCTGAGAGGGACACAGAGCTAGCAGATACAAGCTTTCCAGAACAAGTGAAAGATCTTCTGTTTAATTTGCACATGATACTATCTGATACTGTTAAAATGAAGGAGTTCCAAGAGGATCCAGAAATGCTTTTAGATCTTATGTACAG GATTGCTAAGGGATACCAAGGCTCACCAGACCTTAGACTCACATGGCTGGCGAACATGGCTCAACAACACATGGAAAGAAAGAATCATACTGAAGCAGCCATGTGTTTGGTTCACAGTGCAGCTTTGATAGCAGAATATTTACACCTACTGGAGCCAGGAGGTGGAGGACGACCAGTAGGAGCTGTTGCCCTGGCACCAGTTACCCCAAACGCATTAGAAGAGAGTGCAGTGGGTGATGATGTGCTGGCAAGAAGAGAAGAGGGTCTATGTTTGGGACCAGACTTTTCAGAAAGTGGATTAGCTGGCTTATTGGAACATGCTGCCAGCTCTTTCCATGCAGCTGGAATGTATGAAGCTATCCCTGATGTGTACAGAGTGTTGCTTCCAATAGCAGAAGCTGCACACGATTATAAAAAATTAGCAAATATTCATGT GAAACTTCACGAAGCGTATACAAGAGTAGAACAACTAGCTGGGAAACGAGTGTTTGGAACTTACTTCAGAGTAGGATTTTACGGTGGACGTTTTGGTGATCTTGCCGGCGAAGAGTTCGTATACAAAGAACCGACTTTGACCAAGTTACCAGAGATATTTTCAAGGCTGGAGAATTTTTACGCAGAGAGATTCGGAGCGGAGAATATCGTAATAATAAAGGATTCGAATCCTGTGGATCCCAGCAAGCTGGAACCTGATAAGGCTTATGTTCAGATCACATATGTAGAACCATATTTCGAGCTACACGAACTCAGGCATAGGCCAACAATTTttcataggaattttaatatca AACGCTTTGTATACGCAACGCCATTCACACCTGGTGGCAAGGCTCATGGGGAACTGAGGGAACAGTGCAAACGTAAAACAATATTAACAGTAGCTACGCATTTTCCATATTTGAAGACGAGAATTCGAGTGGTTGCTAGAAAGCAGATAGTTCTTAGTCCAATCGAGGTTGCAATTGAAGATATACAAAAGAAAACTGCAGAA GTAGCAGCAGCTACAGCCCAGGAACCACCTGATGCAAAGATGCTGCAGATGGTTCTTCAAGGCTGCATTGGGACAACAGTTAATCAAGGCCCTGCAGAAGTTGCAGTCGTCTTTCTTTCTGGATTAAGGGAACAGAATGCACAGCCTACTAAATTGCAGCACAAACTGCGACTGTGCTTCAAGGATTTTTCAAAGAAGTGTTTGGATGCTTTGAGAAGAAACAAAAATCTGATTGGGCCAGATCAGCGGGATTATCAACGAGAACTCGAGAGAAACTACCAAAGATTAACAGAAAGGCTTGCTCCTCTTATTGCATGGAG TGGACCTCCATTTGGAAGTCAATCAAGTGTACCATCAACATCACCCCGCTGGTAA